The DNA segment ATGGATTGTAATTGTGGGCACTGTACTTTTCTGTAATCTCAATTATTTTTTCACTTTTAGACATTAAAAAGCCTCCTTGTTTATTTTTATAAAATATTATGCATAATTATTAAAGTTTCTGCACAACAAAATATATATCAATGAAAGTTAAGAACGATGAAAAAGTGCACAGTGTCAAGATTTACCCATAATAATCAGAAAAAATCAATATATCAAAGGATGTATATATATACAATATATTAATTAATATATCCCTTTATAGACTGGTTGTCAACAGTAAAATCATAAAATAACATCTATATTAAAGAAATGTTTTCAAGTATAATACTTCTATAGTAAGTAATTTTCTACAGTATATAAAACAAAGTAAGATAATTATTTATAGCAGCATATTAATAATTATGACAATGTGAGGTAAATCTATGGAGATATTCAACAATGATGTACAAAACAAGACTTCGCTTAATCGAATCATATTCAGATTAGCTATGCCGGCTATTTTGGAAAATATATTACATACTGCTGTATGGATGTTTGACACAGCCATGGTAGGAAGGTTGAGTGCTGAAGCACTTAGTGCAGTCGGATTTGGTTCACAACTGGCTTTTACATTGGTAAATATAATTGGAGCTATGGGGATTGGAACTTCGGCACTGGTAGCTCGCCATGTCGGTGCGGACCAGCCCGAAAAAGCGAATAAGGTTATTGCTCAATCTTTTTTGATTTCAGTAACTGTAAGTATTGTGTTAATGGTAATTAACATTTTATTAGCAAGACCATTTTTTTCTTTAACCATGAAAGACCCTGAAGTTATTTCACTGGGAATTACTTATGTAAAGATAGTTTCTTTCGGTATTATTTTTCTTATACCAACAATGGTTTTAAATGCTGCTCTAAGGGGTGCCGGTAATACGCGGCTTCCGATGCTGTCCGCATTGGTGGCAAATACGATAAATATAGTTGGCGATTATGTATTGATTTTTGGTTATTTTGGTTTTCCCAGAATGGAAATAAAGGGTGCTGCATTAGCTACAGTGTTATCACAAATAGTGGGCGGTATAATAACCTTTAGTTATTTATTATTAGGAAAAGACATAGTTAAGTTGAATCTTAAGCAAGCTGTAAAAATTGATATTGATGTAGTAAAGCAGCTTTCCAAGTTGAGCTTGCCTTCATGTTTAGAAGAATTTTCCCATAGTGGCAGCCGACTTATTTCTTCCATCTGGATAACGCGCATGGGAACTGTGCCTTTTGCAGCTCACCAGGTAGCTGTGAGCGCAGAATCTATGTCATTTATGCCCGGATATGGTTTTTCGGTGGCAGCTTCAACACTAACAGGACAGTGTCTTGGTGCAGAACGCCCCGATGAAGCTGAAAAAAGTGCCTTAGTTGCTATGAAATTAGCACTAATTTTGATGGGCGGTGTCGGCTTGCTTTTTCTACTATTTTCCCATCAATTAATGAGTTTATTTACCAATATTGATGAAGTCAAAAATATAGCAGCTGCTTGTATAAGGATTGCAGCATTTGAACAGCCTACACTTGCAATTTCCATGGTTATGGCGGGAGCATTACGTGGAGCCGGAGATACTCGAGGCACTTTTAAGGTAGGTATTATAGGAACATGGCTGGTTCGTTTGCCACTTATATTCATGATAGTATTTGTATTTAAAAAACCGATAGTCTATGTTTGGATGGCAACTGTGGTCCAGTTTGTTGTAGAAGCATTTT comes from the Tepidanaerobacter acetatoxydans Re1 genome and includes:
- a CDS encoding MATE family efflux transporter, encoding MEIFNNDVQNKTSLNRIIFRLAMPAILENILHTAVWMFDTAMVGRLSAEALSAVGFGSQLAFTLVNIIGAMGIGTSALVARHVGADQPEKANKVIAQSFLISVTVSIVLMVINILLARPFFSLTMKDPEVISLGITYVKIVSFGIIFLIPTMVLNAALRGAGNTRLPMLSALVANTINIVGDYVLIFGYFGFPRMEIKGAALATVLSQIVGGIITFSYLLLGKDIVKLNLKQAVKIDIDVVKQLSKLSLPSCLEEFSHSGSRLISSIWITRMGTVPFAAHQVAVSAESMSFMPGYGFSVAASTLTGQCLGAERPDEAEKSALVAMKLALILMGGVGLLFLLFSHQLMSLFTNIDEVKNIAAACIRIAAFEQPTLAISMVMAGALRGAGDTRGTFKVGIIGTWLVRLPLIFMIVFVFKKPIVYVWMATVVQFVVEAFFMFLRFKKNNWKKIKI